CGCCGGCACCACAGACCACACCATGCCGACGGCGAAGGCAATGGCGAAACAGGCAAGGATCGCGATCCAATAGGGCAGGGTCGCGATTAGCATCGGCGAGACGGCGGCGATGAGGACCGCGCCAAGCAGAAACTGGCCATCGACGCCCAGGTTCCAGATGCCGGCCTTGAACGCGATGATCAGGCCGGCGGCGATCAGCAGCAACGGCGCCGCGCGGGTCAGCGTCGCCTGCAGGCCGGTCCAACGGAAGAGGCCGCGTTCGACGACATAACCATAATAGGCCAGCGGATCCTTGCCGAGGATCAGCAGGATCATGGCGCCGACAATCAGCGCCAGCAGAATCGGCAGCAGAAGGCGTCCCGCGGCTGATGCCATCTGGCGTCCACGCGCGACGGGCAGCGGCGCGTTGACCGGCGTCGGCGCGGGTTCGGCCTGGCTGGTCATGCCGCTTTGGCCCCCGTCATCAAGCGGCCGATACGTGAAATGGCATCGTCGGCGTTGTCGACGATGCCTGTCATGCGGCCTTGATGCAGGACCGCGATCCGGTCAGCGAGTTCGATCAACTCGTCCAGCTCGTTGGATATCAAAATGGTGGTCAGGCCGTTTGCGGAACCTTCCAGAATCCTCTCACGCGCCAGACGCGTGTTGTGCAGGTCCAGGCCATAGGTCGGTTTGTTGTAGATAACGACCCGCGCGTTGCCGGAAAGCTCGCGCGCCAGAAGCGCCTTTTGGATGTTGCCGCCGGAAAGCCGCCCAATCGGCGTGTGCTCCGATGGCGTGCGGATATCGTAGCGCGCGATGAGTTCGCGACCGTGGCGGTTAATCTTGTCCCACCGGCTGATCCCGGAGGTCCAGTAGGGTGCCCGCCCGATCTCCTTCAAAAGCAGATTGGTGGCGACCGACATGCCGGCGACGGTGCCTTCGTCGAGTCGTTCATCGGTGACGTAGCGCAAACCAAGCGCCTCGCGGGCAGCGACGTCAAGGCGCGTGACGTTGGTGCCGAACACGTCGATGCGCCCGCCGCTGCACGCACGCTGGCCGGCAAGCGCTTCGGCCAGGTGTTTCTGCCCGTTACCGTCGACTCCTGCGATGCCCAGGATCTCGCTTGGCCGAACATCGAAACCGACATTGTCCAGCGTGCACTCACCGGGCTCGCCTTCGGTGGTCAGGCCACTGACCGTGATGGACGGCGAAACCGACTGGTCAACCGGATTGGCACGGCGCCGGGCGTGGCCCTCTTCGACCAGGGTCTCGATATCGCTGGCGTCACCGCCGCCTTCGAACATCAGCTGAATGATCTCGGCCGTTGCCTCCTGCTCGTTCATGGTGGCGAGGCGCTCAGGTCCGATCTGGCCGACCAGGCGGCCCAGGCGCAAGACCGAGATACGGTCGCCGAAGGCAAAGGCCTCAGCGAGCTTGTGGGTTATGAAGATGATCGCGACACCTTCATCGCGCAGGCGCTTCATGACCTCGCCCAGTTCCTTGACGCCCTGGGGGGTTAGCATGGATGTCGGCTCGTCCAGAACGAGCACGCTGCCGCCACGCCACAGCGCGCGCATGATCTCCACCTGTTGCTGCTGACCAAGCGACAAGCGTCCAACCGGCGCATCCGGGTCGATGTCGACGGAGAGCACGCGTTTCAGATCATCAAAGCGTTTTAGGGCCGTGTTCCGGTCAAGGCGTTGATGCCACGCGCCGCCCAGCATCAAATTCTCGATCACCGTCAGGCTCGGCACCAAAAGGACATGCTGGAAGACGGTGCCGACACCCAGGTCCAGGCTCTCGCGCGGAGAGCTCAGCCGCACGGTGCGTCCGGCGATGGCGATCGTGCCCTCGTCCGGCTGCTGCATGCCTGCAAGGATGCCGATCAGGGTCGACTTGCCGGCGCCGTTCTCGCCTAAGAGGACGTGAATTTCGCCCGGGTTGAAATCGAGAGATATGTCGTTGTTGGCGATGACGCCGGGAAAGCTCTTGGAGATACCCCGAAGCGCAACGGCCGGTGTGGGATCACCGGTATGGCGTGCGTAAGGGCTTGCGGCGTTTTCCGAACCTTCCATCGCGTGGTCCAGGCGGCGAGGACATTGCCAATGCCGTCCCCGCCGCCATGGTACCTTCCTTTGTTACCTTATTCCTCAGGCGCTTCTTCGACTTGGTTCATCAAGGCGCGGACGTCCTGGGCATCATAGATTTCATCGACGGTCACATCACCGGAGACGATGCCGTCGCGGATGACCATCAATTCGGTCCACATCTCGGCCGGAATATGGTCGGTCTGCAGCAGCTTGACGGAGTCATCGTCGAGCTTGATGGCATAACCCACCGTACCGAAGGTGCCGTTGTTCAGGTCTTCGACCATGGCGCTATAGACCGGCGCCATGTTCCACATGACCGAGGTCAGCAGGTGGCCTTTGTCCAGGCTGGACTTGTCGCCGATGACGTCGATGAACCACACCTTGCCGCCATCAGTCGCCGGTGTCGTTTCGACCGCTTCGATCATGCCGAAGCTGGAGCCGTTGCCCTGACCGAAGATGATGTCGGCGCCGGCCGCGATGACAGTTCCTGTCACCCGGTTGCCGCCGGCCACGTCGGAATAGGCGGCCGGACCGATGATGGCATAGATGATGTTGACGTCGCTGTTCTCAGCCTTGACGCCCTGGGCGAAGCCAGCCGACTGAGAGTTCCAGGACGGCGGCTCGCCGGAAACGACGATGCCGACCGTGCCGGTGCGCGTCAGCTTGGCGGCCAGGCGGCCGGCCAGATAGGCGCCATCATGACCGGACAGCGTGTAGTCGGCGATTAGGCCTTCCTTGATCGCATCCGGGCTGTCGACGATGGCGACGGGAACGCCGGTTTCCTCGGCGATCTCTGGGGCCGCGGTGTTGTAACCACTGGCATGCGCGATCATCAGACTGGCGCCGTCCTCGGCCAGTTCGCGCAAGGTCGGACGCACGTCGCCATAACCCAGGCCTTCGGCCGGAATGAACTCGATGCCATAGGTCTCGGCGACCTCGCGGGCCGCGTCGACGCCCTGCTGGTTCCAACCGAAATCGGTGCCTTCCTCGGGCACCAGAATGGCGATGCTGGTGACGTCGTCCGCTGAGGCGGCGGAGAGCGTCATCACCGCGCCGACGGCAAGAGCGCCGGTCGCCGCGAACAGTTTTCCAACGAAAGATCTCATCATCTTCCTCCCTTGCAACTTGGATCCAACGTCCCCGCACCATCATATCCGGCCGCTGGATCCGAACGGCCTAGTACGTGATCTTGATGCTGCATGGTCATGGCCTTCACTTCAAACACCTTCATGGGCCCTGACTGTCGAGTATCTTGCGCACCGCGACAAGCTTAGCGGCCCTTTCGGCCCTTAAGGTGGCAATCCTGTCGGGCGTGTAGTCATAGATTCCGCCGCCCGTTTTCATGCCCAGCTTGCCTTGATCGGTCTTGGCGCTGACATAATCGCTGACATCGGCGCGCGCGGAGAGGTCCTTGTTGAGGTAGCTGCCGACGGCTTGGTAGATGTCCAGGCCCGCGACATCGAGCAGCGCCATCGGCCCGATCACCGAGAGCTTGTAGCCGATGCCCCAGGAGACGCAGGTATCCAGAGCCTCGGCATCGATCACACCCTGGTCGACCAGATCGACACATTCGCGCATCAGGGCATAGAGCACGCGGTTCTCGACAAAGCCGGGCACGTCCTTTTTGACGACCACCGGTTTCAAACCGAGCTGCTTGATGGTCTGGACCATCCAGGTAACCGTTCCCTCGCTCGTTTCGTCCCCGGCAATGACCTCAATAATCGGGATGATGTGCGGCGGGTTCGACCAATGCATGCCGACGACCCGGCCGGGCGCGGAGATGTTCTTTTGTAGCGCGCTGATCGGAATGCCCGAGGTGTCGGACGCGACAACACAATCGGCGCTGACCAGGCTGCCGAGTTCGCGAAACAGGCTCGCTTTAATCTCGAGATTCTCCGGCACGTTTTCGATGACGAGATCGGCGCCGTCGACACACGCTGCCAGGCTCTCGCCAATGTCGACCTTGGCACCATTGCTGCGGTCCGGCATGTCGAGACGGGTCAGAACGTCGTCGGCCGCGGCTATCTGCGTCAGCGCGTTGTCACGCGCCGCGCCGCTGACGTCATAACAGGAGACGGCCATGCCGGCGCGCGCCAGTGTCGCCGCGATACCTGGTCCCATGGTGCCGAGGCCGATTAGGGCTGCGCGCGTCATCTCCCGAAACCTCGCCTCAAAACACGCTGGTTTCGATAATGTCGACGCCGCGCTGCCGGTCGATCAGGTAAATCAGGCCGCGATCGTCGATCGTCACGTCGTTGGACGACGCTTGATCATGACCATCCGGCGGATCGGCGGCATAAAAGCCGACTTCGCGGGGCTGGAAGGGATCGGCAAAGTCTACAAGCCGCAAGCCTTGCGCGAACCAGGCGAACGGCAGGATGGTGCCGGTGAAGCGTTCGGACGGCTGATGGCAACCCATCATCGGCGGCTGGGGCGCGCCGTCGGTGTCGAGCCCTTCGACCTGGAATGTCGCGATCGCCGAGGGATTGCGCTCGTTGGTGATGTCGTAGACCCAGGTGAAGGCCGGTGCCGATGGCCACAGCTTGGCGACGTCTTCGTCGGCCACCACCATGATATCGCGCCCTTTCAGATGCCCCGGCATTTTCAAGCAGGTGTGCGTGGGGTGCGGGAAGGACGGCGACGTGTTGACGCCGGAGACCAGCTTGGGCTGTGTCATATCGGCGATATCGAGAATGAAGAACCCGTGGTGCCAATAGCTGACATAGAGCCGGTCGCCGACGCGCAGCGGATGATGGCAACGCGG
The window above is part of the Pseudomonadota bacterium genome. Proteins encoded here:
- a CDS encoding ABC transporter ATP-binding protein — protein: MEGSENAASPYARHTGDPTPAVALRGISKSFPGVIANNDISLDFNPGEIHVLLGENGAGKSTLIGILAGMQQPDEGTIAIAGRTVRLSSPRESLDLGVGTVFQHVLLVPSLTVIENLMLGGAWHQRLDRNTALKRFDDLKRVLSVDIDPDAPVGRLSLGQQQQVEIMRALWRGGSVLVLDEPTSMLTPQGVKELGEVMKRLRDEGVAIIFITHKLAEAFAFGDRISVLRLGRLVGQIGPERLATMNEQEATAEIIQLMFEGGGDASDIETLVEEGHARRRANPVDQSVSPSITVSGLTTEGEPGECTLDNVGFDVRPSEILGIAGVDGNGQKHLAEALAGQRACSGGRIDVFGTNVTRLDVAAREALGLRYVTDERLDEGTVAGMSVATNLLLKEIGRAPYWTSGISRWDKINRHGRELIARYDIRTPSEHTPIGRLSGGNIQKALLARELSGNARVVIYNKPTYGLDLHNTRLARERILEGSANGLTTILISNELDELIELADRIAVLHQGRMTGIVDNADDAISRIGRLMTGAKAA
- a CDS encoding BMP family protein — encoded protein: MRSFVGKLFAATGALAVGAVMTLSAASADDVTSIAILVPEEGTDFGWNQQGVDAAREVAETYGIEFIPAEGLGYGDVRPTLRELAEDGASLMIAHASGYNTAAPEIAEETGVPVAIVDSPDAIKEGLIADYTLSGHDGAYLAGRLAAKLTRTGTVGIVVSGEPPSWNSQSAGFAQGVKAENSDVNIIYAIIGPAAYSDVAGGNRVTGTVIAAGADIIFGQGNGSSFGMIEAVETTPATDGGKVWFIDVIGDKSSLDKGHLLTSVMWNMAPVYSAMVEDLNNGTFGTVGYAIKLDDDSVKLLQTDHIPAEMWTELMVIRDGIVSGDVTVDEIYDAQDVRALMNQVEEAPEE
- a CDS encoding 3-hydroxyacyl-CoA dehydrogenase NAD-binding domain-containing protein, with the protein product MTRAALIGLGTMGPGIAATLARAGMAVSCYDVSGAARDNALTQIAAADDVLTRLDMPDRSNGAKVDIGESLAACVDGADLVIENVPENLEIKASLFRELGSLVSADCVVASDTSGIPISALQKNISAPGRVVGMHWSNPPHIIPIIEVIAGDETSEGTVTWMVQTIKQLGLKPVVVKKDVPGFVENRVLYALMRECVDLVDQGVIDAEALDTCVSWGIGYKLSVIGPMALLDVAGLDIYQAVGSYLNKDLSARADVSDYVSAKTDQGKLGMKTGGGIYDYTPDRIATLRAERAAKLVAVRKILDSQGP